In Desulfocurvus vexinensis DSM 17965, the genomic window CGGCGGGCGAGGGCGGCTTCGGCTACGACCCGCTGTTCATCGACGCCGCCACCGGGCGCCACGCCGCGCAGCTGACCCGCGAGGAGAAGAACGCCGTGAGCCACCGGGGCCGCGCCCTGCGCGCCCTGCTGGCGGGCTGGCCGGATTTCCTGGCCGGGGCGGGCCTTGAGTAGCCCCGGCTCTTGCGCTATTGCAGGGCTTTCCCGGACCTGACACCCACCCGAACCCGAGAGGTCGGCACCATGTGTGGAATCATCGGCTACGCGGGCCACAGGCCTGCCGTGCCCCTGCTCATAGAAGGCCTGCGCCGCCTGGAATACCGCGGCTACGACTCCGCGGGCGTGGCCTACGTCGAGGCCGGCGCCCTGCGCCTGCTGCGCGCCGAGGGCAAGCTGGGCGAGCTGGAAAAGAAGATCAACGGCCGCGACGTGACCATGGCCACCTCGGGCATCGGGCACACCCGCTGGGCGACCCACGGCGTGCCTGTGGAGCGCAACGCCCACCCGCACAAGGACAATTCGGGCCGCCTGGCGCTGATCCACAACGGCATCATCGAGAACTACCAGGAGCGCAAGAACGAGCTTCTGGCCCAGGGCTACACCTTTTCCTCGGAGACGGACACCGAGGTGCTGGTGAACCTCATCGCCGAGGGCCTGAAGGAGACCGGGAGCATCCTGCGGGCCATGTCCTGGGCCTTTGCCCGGGTGGAGGGCGCCTACGCCGTGGCGCTGGTCAGCCCCGACGAGCCCGGGGTGGTCTACGCCGCGCGCAAGTCCAGCCCGCTGGTCTTCGGCCAGGGCCTGGGCGAGAACTTCGTGGCCTCGGACATCCCGGCCTTTCTGCCCTACACCCGCGAGGTGGCCTTCCTGGAGGACGGCGAGCTGGTGCGCATGGACGCCAACTCCTGGCAGGTGTTCGACGCGGCGACCCTGGAGCCCGTGGACAAGCCCCTGCACCACATCACCTGGGACGTGCAGTCGGCCCAGAAGGGCGGCTACAAGCACTTCATGCTCAAGGAGATTTTCGAGCAGCCCCGCGTGGTGGCCGACTGCCTGGCCGGGCGGGTGGACCTGCGCGCCGGGCGGGTGCGCCTGCCCGAGCTGGACGGCCTGGAGCCGCCCCGGCGGCTGACCATCGTGGCCTGCGGCACCTCGTACCATGCGGGCCTGTGGGGCGCGAGTCTCATCGAGTCCTGGGCGCGCATCCCCGTGCGCGTGGAGATCGCCTCGGAGTTCCGCTACCGCGACCTGCTGTTGGACGGCGACGACGTGGTCCTGGCCGTGAGCCAGTCGGGCGAGACCGCCGACACCCTGGCGGGCATGCGCCGGGCGCGCGAGCTGGGCGCGCGGGTGCTCGGGCTGTGCAACGTGGTGGGCTCCACGGTCTCGCGCGAGGCCGAGCGCGTGGTCTACACCCAGGCCGGGCCGGAGATCAGCGTGGCCTCCACCAAGGCCATGTGCAGCCAGCTCACGGTGCTCTACCTGCTGGCGCTGCACTGGGGCGCGGCCAAGGGCACGCTGCCCGCCGAGGTCGCCGCCCGGGCCCTGACGGGCGTGCACGGGCTGCCGCAGGTCATCGAGGCCGAGCTGCCGCGCATGCGCGAGCGGGCCTGCGAGCTGGCGCGCAAGTACGCCAGCGTGCGCAGCTTCATGTACCTGGGGCGCGGCCAGAGCTTCCCCCTGGCCCTGGAGGGCGCCCTGAAACTCAAGGAAATCTCCTACATCCACGCCGAGGGCTACGCCTCGGGCGAGATGAAGCACGGGCCCATCGCCCTCATCGAGCCGGACTTCCCGACCTTCGCCCTGGCCCTGCGCGACCCGCTGTTCCCCAAGGTGAAGTCCAACCTGGAGGAGGTCCAGGCGCGCGACGGGCGCATCGTGGCCCTGACCCACCCGGGCCTGGACCTGACTGTGGACGACCCCTGGATCATCCCCGAGGTCTGGGGCCCGCTCAACGCCTTCCTGGCCCTGCCCTGCCTGCAACTGTTCGCCTACGAAATGGCCGACTACCTGGGCAAGGACGTGGACCAGCCCCGCAATCTGGCCAAGAGCGTGACCGTGGAATAGGGCGCGGGCGGGAACGGGCGCAGGTGTCGGCCCGAAGCAGACCACAAACCACACAAAGGCCCCCGGCAGCAGTGCTGCCGGGGGCCTTTGTGCGTGGGGTGGGGCGGGCTGTGGCAGCCGCAACGCAATGGGATTGTATATTGCTTTTGGGATTAGTATTTGTTAGCCGAAAGGTGGTGGACTTTCTGCCGGGAAGGTTCCGATCCGAGAGTGGCCTGCGAAAGGGCGAGGCGCGTGGTGGGTTGCCACCCGTGTCCCATTCCATCTGAACGTGGAAGCGGTGATACTCTTGCGGTTCGTCTTCCTGGCTGTGTTGTTCGCGCATTTCCTCCTCCCGCCCTGTTCCTGGGCGGTGTCGCTCACGTTCGACGATGTTCTGGCCAGGGCTGTCGAACATTCCCCAGATCTTGCGATTGCGAAGTACGACGTTGCCGCGAAACGCGAGGCGGTCAACGAGCGGGCGTATGATTACGTTCCGACGGTCGAGCTGCGGTCCTACGCCGAGCAGTACAAGGATCTGACTCAGGGCGCGGCTGCGGTGAATTCCGTGGGTGACGTCGTCTATTCGAGCAACTCCCAGGCCCAGGTGAGTCATTACGTCACGGCGCAACTCACGTTGTGGGATTTCGGCGTGCGCGGAAAGCGGGGGATTTAAGTAAGCTGTCCCCGGAATTTGGGAATTTGAATTTGATGGGTTACACTGTTGATGGAAGGCAAATATGTATTTTAATAAAATTGATCTTGAAATAAGTGTGCGCTGGTTATTAAAAAGATTTGTTATCTTCACGATTTTCACATTGTGCGCAATGGCATTTATGAATCAA contains:
- a CDS encoding TolC family protein codes for the protein MEAVILLRFVFLAVLFAHFLLPPCSWAVSLTFDDVLARAVEHSPDLAIAKYDVAAKREAVNERAYDYVPTVELRSYAEQYKDLTQGAAAVNSVGDVVYSSNSQAQVSHYVTAQLTLWDFGVRGKRGI
- the glmS gene encoding glutamine--fructose-6-phosphate transaminase (isomerizing) is translated as MCGIIGYAGHRPAVPLLIEGLRRLEYRGYDSAGVAYVEAGALRLLRAEGKLGELEKKINGRDVTMATSGIGHTRWATHGVPVERNAHPHKDNSGRLALIHNGIIENYQERKNELLAQGYTFSSETDTEVLVNLIAEGLKETGSILRAMSWAFARVEGAYAVALVSPDEPGVVYAARKSSPLVFGQGLGENFVASDIPAFLPYTREVAFLEDGELVRMDANSWQVFDAATLEPVDKPLHHITWDVQSAQKGGYKHFMLKEIFEQPRVVADCLAGRVDLRAGRVRLPELDGLEPPRRLTIVACGTSYHAGLWGASLIESWARIPVRVEIASEFRYRDLLLDGDDVVLAVSQSGETADTLAGMRRARELGARVLGLCNVVGSTVSREAERVVYTQAGPEISVASTKAMCSQLTVLYLLALHWGAAKGTLPAEVAARALTGVHGLPQVIEAELPRMRERACELARKYASVRSFMYLGRGQSFPLALEGALKLKEISYIHAEGYASGEMKHGPIALIEPDFPTFALALRDPLFPKVKSNLEEVQARDGRIVALTHPGLDLTVDDPWIIPEVWGPLNAFLALPCLQLFAYEMADYLGKDVDQPRNLAKSVTVE